The Flavobacterium praedii genome window below encodes:
- the gyrB gene encoding DNA topoisomerase (ATP-hydrolyzing) subunit B: MSEEIKKDNYSADSIQALEGMEHVRMRPSMYIGDVGVRGLHHLVYEVVDNSIDEAMGGHCDTIRVDINEDGSITVEDNGRGIPVGIHKKEGVSALEVVMTKIGAGGKFDKDSYKVSGGLHGVGVSVVNALSNHLRATVHSSDGKVYEQEYEKGKALYPVKQIGETTKRGTIVTFYPDPSIFTQTIEYSYDTLSSRMRELSYLNKGITITFTDKREVDKDGNFVSEIFHSSEGLKEYIRYLDGNREPIIAHVISMDNEKGEIPVEVALIYNTSYSENIFSYVNNINTHEGGTHLQGFRTGLTRSLKKYADASGMLDKLKFDISGDDFREGLTAIISVKVAEPQFEGQTKTKLGNREVVSPVSQAVSEMIENYLEENPNDARIIVQKVILAAQARHAAKKAREMVQRKTVMGGGGLPGKLSDCSEQDPAKCEVYLVEGDSAGGTAKQGRDRAFQAILPLRGKILNVEKAMHHKVFENEEIRNIFTALGVTVGTDEDSKALNISKLRYHKVIIMCDADVDGSHISTLILTFFFRFMKELIEEGHVYIAAPPLYLVKKGNKKEYAWNDVQRDQANDRMGGSAGIQRYKGLGEMNAEQLWETTMDPSFRTLRQVNIDSLAEADRVFSMLMGDEVPPRRDFIEKNAVYANIDA, translated from the coding sequence ATGAGCGAAGAAATCAAGAAGGACAATTATTCAGCAGACAGTATTCAGGCTTTAGAAGGAATGGAGCATGTGAGAATGCGTCCATCGATGTACATTGGAGATGTTGGTGTAAGAGGGTTACATCATTTAGTTTATGAAGTAGTAGATAACTCAATCGATGAGGCAATGGGAGGCCATTGTGATACGATAAGGGTAGATATTAATGAAGATGGTTCTATTACTGTAGAAGATAATGGACGTGGTATTCCAGTAGGAATTCATAAAAAAGAAGGTGTTTCCGCATTAGAAGTTGTAATGACTAAAATTGGTGCTGGAGGTAAATTCGATAAAGATTCATATAAAGTTTCTGGAGGACTTCACGGTGTGGGGGTTTCGGTGGTAAATGCTTTGTCAAATCATTTAAGAGCAACTGTTCATAGTAGTGATGGTAAAGTATATGAACAGGAATATGAAAAAGGAAAAGCGCTTTATCCAGTAAAACAAATTGGCGAAACAACCAAAAGAGGTACAATAGTAACTTTCTACCCAGATCCTTCGATTTTTACTCAGACAATAGAGTATTCTTATGATACTTTGTCATCTCGTATGCGTGAGTTGTCTTATTTGAATAAAGGGATTACAATTACTTTCACTGATAAAAGAGAAGTGGATAAAGATGGAAATTTCGTTTCTGAAATATTCCATTCTTCTGAAGGATTAAAAGAATATATTCGTTACCTTGATGGAAATCGTGAGCCAATTATAGCGCACGTAATCTCGATGGATAATGAAAAAGGAGAAATTCCAGTTGAGGTAGCTTTGATATATAATACAAGTTACTCGGAGAATATTTTTTCTTATGTAAATAATATTAATACTCACGAAGGAGGAACACATCTACAAGGTTTTAGGACGGGTCTAACAAGATCGTTGAAGAAATATGCAGATGCTTCTGGAATGTTGGATAAATTGAAGTTTGATATCTCTGGAGATGATTTCCGTGAAGGACTAACAGCAATTATTTCTGTAAAAGTAGCTGAACCTCAATTTGAGGGGCAAACCAAAACTAAGCTTGGAAACCGTGAGGTAGTATCTCCAGTGAGTCAAGCGGTAAGTGAAATGATCGAGAACTATTTGGAAGAAAATCCAAATGATGCTCGCATTATTGTTCAAAAAGTAATTCTTGCAGCACAAGCACGTCATGCCGCTAAAAAAGCACGCGAAATGGTGCAACGCAAAACCGTTATGGGTGGCGGAGGATTGCCTGGAAAATTATCCGATTGTTCGGAACAAGATCCTGCAAAATGTGAAGTATATCTTGTCGAGGGAGATTCCGCAGGGGGTACGGCAAAACAAGGTCGTGATCGTGCATTTCAAGCCATTTTGCCTTTGAGGGGTAAGATTCTAAATGTTGAAAAAGCAATGCATCATAAAGTGTTTGAAAACGAAGAAATTCGAAATATTTTTACAGCACTTGGAGTAACTGTTGGAACTGATGAAGACAGTAAGGCATTGAATATTTCAAAATTACGATACCATAAAGTAATTATTATGTGTGATGCCGATGTCGATGGTAGTCATATCTCTACTTTAATATTGACTTTCTTTTTCCGTTTTATGAAAGAGTTAATAGAAGAAGGACATGTTTATATTGCGGCGCCTCCTTTGTATTTAGTTAAAAAAGGAAATAAAAAAGAATATGCTTGGAATGATGTTCAGCGTGATCAAGCAAATGATAGAATGGGTGGTAGTGCTGGTATACAGCGTTATAAAGGTCTTGGAGAGATGAACGCAGAGCAATTGTGGGAAACTACAATGGACCCGTCATTCAGAACATTACGTCAAGTGAATATTGATAGTTTAGCAGAGGCAGATAGAGTTTTCTCTATGTTAATGGGCGATGAGGTACCGCCAAGAAGAGATTTTATCGAGAAAAATGCAGTTTACGCAAATATCGATGCGTAA
- a CDS encoding malate dehydrogenase yields MKVTIVGAGNVGASCADSISYRGIASEVVLLDIKEGFAEGKAMDIMQCATNTGFNTNLSGVTNDYSKTANSDVVVITSGIPRKPGMTREELIGINAGIVKTVAENVLAHSPNCIVVVVSNPMDTMTYLALKSTGLPKNRIIGMGGALDSSRFRYYLSKALNKPQNDISAMVIGGHGDTTMIPLTRLAAYNGIPVSEFLSQEELEKVAAATMVGGATLTGLLGTSAWYAPGASVAYLVDSILNDQKKMIACSVMLDGEYGQNDICIGVPCIIGKNGVEQIVDIKLNDAEKAAFAKSAEAVKSMNADLKTVLA; encoded by the coding sequence ATGAAAGTTACCATTGTTGGAGCAGGAAATGTGGGAGCATCCTGTGCAGATTCAATTTCTTATAGAGGAATTGCAAGTGAAGTAGTATTATTAGATATTAAAGAAGGTTTTGCCGAAGGTAAAGCAATGGATATTATGCAGTGTGCTACAAATACTGGGTTTAATACAAATTTATCTGGAGTTACAAATGATTATTCTAAAACAGCAAACAGTGATGTGGTTGTGATCACTTCAGGAATTCCTAGAAAACCAGGAATGACAAGAGAAGAATTAATAGGAATTAATGCTGGAATTGTTAAAACAGTTGCTGAGAATGTATTAGCACATTCACCAAATTGTATTGTAGTTGTAGTTTCAAATCCAATGGATACAATGACTTATTTGGCATTGAAATCAACTGGATTGCCTAAAAATAGAATTATTGGTATGGGTGGGGCTTTAGATAGCTCACGTTTTAGATATTATTTATCTAAAGCATTGAATAAACCACAAAATGATATCTCTGCGATGGTTATTGGAGGGCATGGAGATACTACCATGATCCCTTTAACTAGATTGGCAGCTTATAATGGTATCCCAGTTTCTGAGTTTTTATCTCAAGAAGAATTAGAAAAAGTTGCAGCAGCCACTATGGTAGGAGGAGCAACTTTAACAGGTTTATTGGGGACTTCAGCTTGGTATGCTCCAGGAGCTTCTGTTGCTTATTTAGTAGATAGTATTTTGAATGATCAAAAGAAAATGATTGCTTGTTCCGTTATGTTAGACGGTGAATACGGTCAAAACGATATTTGTATTGGAGTGCCTTGTATCATTGGTAAAAACGGAGTAGAACAAATAGTTGATATTAAATTAAATGATGCTGAAAAAGCTGCTTTTGCAAAAAGTGCAGAGGCTGTAAAAAGCATGAATGCTGATTTGAAAACTGTTTTAGCATAA